One Chitinophaga parva DNA segment encodes these proteins:
- a CDS encoding PA14 domain-containing protein, translating into MILAFSEKRKKAIAWMMLGMIYFETVVPPVAMGAGRRYAPAVKEVVTTAIGSYFTSSRRVVRETGSVAGLRPEKKAMGMPPKTEDLGGPTQPEMTAFTPVGADKMVDLFSGDFSYNIPLMDVGGYPIALGYNSGITMDQEASWVGLGWNINPGTITRNLRGLPDDFNGMDSVMKTAHVKDNKTWGATAGADLEIMGFKNPPKLPNGDSLNISLGLSGSLGLFYNTYRGYGIESSFGANISAGSKTTGKLTAGLSVTNNSQEGITLSPSLGYSYAAKNAEENGGFSGSLSTSLSYNTRSGMKALSFSGGINYYRGSDRIQKAQEDVAAKNSSASFAERTVGGFSQIGTVMSSAITYAYPTFTPTINLPYTSKMMTFTAKVGWSEKVVHPSLFVSGYFTTQKIADEDTTMYLPAFGYMNFQNAGSNASALMDFNREREIAYRESPPVPAIAIPGYTYDVFTMSGEGTGGSFRPYRSDIGYVFDHYMKTHDQSDRYSGDVGFGDILHVGADLDYTRAYTETGPWKANNPLALTAAFTKSDRDYEAVYLKNPGETTVNPRTYYDALGGDDVVAPKLFQASKSSLITTTNLLTRYANGKKKGEVNLAGGNAIKGPRDKRSQVISYLTAGEASVVGLDKYIENYGVNKFTIQDCSMKPPMEEETSPHGIVVEYYARENFNKYLFSTNTDTVFNFWDRGAWSQKMLQPDENGKNGGLEHFSAKLYTRIKVPETRDYDLYVNGDDGIRVTLNDSLIHNSFYDHSVFTKNGKNDDSVYRVYLEAGKYYNLKIDYYNKTKYAQLYFHVTRNGSYINDGSVFYLPVNVDSFIMTHPDTTALVKEKRVNEFRRGNHISEIDVLNADGRRYVYGIPVYNLLQKEKTFAVDHNRGNVQEGTVAYNPVDATTGNTNGTDGYYQDEEMPAYAHSFLLTGVLSPDYVDVTGNGISDDDLGSAVKFKYTKTAGLYNTYNWRTPYVTAPLTAGYNEGLRSDTRDDKASYVYGEKELWYLNSIESKNMVATFLLEDRLDQIPMNEDGTKNASNHAAKRLKEIALYTKADFLKGDTTHPVKKVHFEYSYELCKGINKPVNDSGKLTLKSVWFEYNGNKKGKRNAYVFNYNNQNPNYNAKSFDRWGNFKDPLQNPGSSAQNLITNAEYPYSLQDSVKAALNAPAWTLDSIILPSGGRIKVTYEADDYGYVQNLRATAMMKIRGFSVAAPTTLSDLSNHLYDANENEYVAVSVPDAVSSKQDVYNKYLYGLNRDIYFRLNVKMPSDKFGSGYEMIPCYASLDPGNYGMIDAHTIWFKINGVDNKGNEPGTYSPLSKTAIQFLRNNLPSKAYPGSDVGDDLDGVAAVKMLYAMSQNVMEMFRNFDKMTRSRNAVQQIDTSRSVVRLAVPDYKKYGGGLRVKRIVIYDNWNAMTKQKESTYGTEYQYTTIKEINGVKQEISSGVAVYEPILGGEENPWHQPVEYEEQSAKLGPVTMGYIEKPFGESFFPGASVGYSTVRTHSIKTKNTRSANGFEETNFYTSYDFPIITDYSLLDPETKLVYRPKLSNFLKINAAHHLVMSQGFKVELNDMNGKVRSQATYAEGETDPDKALSKTTTYYKVDDQNATFKHLNNTVFAMDKTGHIDTVAQVGKELELMMDMREERSVTNGLNCEVNVDIFSFGIPPVLGIPSLYVIPTNEENIYRSVAATKVITRHGIVDSVVAVDKGSKVVTHNLLFDAETGSVILSDAQNEFGDPIYSFQYPAGWAYDGMAGAYRNIDVIIDHANIRDGKLVPATGMAKDTSYFASGDEILVYTHNVVAGDVCNPVLATFPGTDKIWAIDANALVKQSTPNLFFMKQDGKPYTGNDVTLKIIRSGRRNIAGTAGAVTMLANPLMRSAGGYQLKIDNNSKVISAAVTQYQQNWQVEDKKKSKVECANN; encoded by the coding sequence ATGATATTGGCGTTTTCGGAAAAGCGGAAGAAGGCGATTGCGTGGATGATGTTGGGGATGATCTATTTTGAGACGGTGGTGCCGCCGGTGGCGATGGGGGCGGGGCGGCGTTATGCTCCTGCTGTTAAAGAAGTGGTGACTACAGCTATTGGTAGCTATTTTACTTCATCCAGGCGCGTTGTGAGGGAAACCGGCAGTGTTGCCGGCCTGCGGCCGGAGAAGAAAGCGATGGGGATGCCGCCGAAGACGGAAGACCTGGGAGGGCCTACCCAGCCGGAAATGACTGCATTTACACCGGTAGGGGCGGATAAGATGGTGGATCTGTTTAGTGGGGATTTTTCTTATAATATTCCGTTGATGGACGTGGGGGGGTATCCTATTGCGCTGGGGTATAACAGTGGGATTACGATGGATCAGGAAGCCAGTTGGGTAGGGTTGGGCTGGAATATCAATCCGGGAACCATCACGCGTAACCTTCGTGGTCTGCCGGATGATTTTAACGGGATGGATTCCGTTATGAAGACAGCCCATGTAAAGGATAATAAGACCTGGGGCGCCACCGCAGGTGCTGACCTGGAGATTATGGGATTCAAGAACCCACCGAAGTTACCAAACGGCGACAGTCTTAATATTTCACTTGGGTTGTCAGGGTCACTTGGGTTGTTTTATAATACTTACCGTGGATATGGCATTGAAAGTTCGTTTGGCGCCAATATCAGTGCGGGGTCAAAGACCACCGGCAAGCTTACCGCGGGCCTTTCTGTGACCAACAACTCTCAGGAAGGGATCACGTTGTCCCCAAGCCTTGGCTATTCCTACGCAGCTAAAAATGCCGAAGAAAATGGTGGCTTTAGCGGCAGCCTTAGTACCAGTTTATCTTACAACACGAGAAGTGGCATGAAGGCGTTGTCGTTTTCAGGAGGAATTAATTACTACCGTGGCTCAGATCGTATTCAAAAAGCACAGGAGGACGTAGCTGCAAAAAACAGCTCTGCATCTTTTGCCGAACGTACGGTAGGCGGCTTTTCCCAAATCGGTACTGTAATGTCCAGTGCTATAACATATGCGTATCCGACCTTTACCCCTACGATCAACCTCCCGTATACCAGTAAGATGATGACGTTTACAGCAAAAGTGGGTTGGTCTGAAAAAGTGGTGCATCCGTCCCTGTTTGTAAGCGGCTATTTTACCACGCAGAAGATTGCTGACGAGGATACGACGATGTATCTGCCTGCATTCGGCTATATGAATTTTCAAAACGCTGGTAGTAACGCATCTGCCTTAATGGACTTCAACCGGGAGCGTGAAATTGCCTACCGGGAATCGCCACCTGTACCAGCCATTGCCATTCCCGGCTATACCTACGACGTGTTTACTATGTCTGGCGAGGGAACAGGCGGTTCTTTCCGTCCTTATCGCAGTGATATTGGGTATGTGTTTGATCATTATATGAAAACGCACGACCAGTCTGACCGGTATAGTGGTGATGTTGGTTTTGGTGACATCCTGCACGTAGGTGCCGACCTGGATTACACCCGGGCTTATACGGAGACGGGGCCCTGGAAAGCCAACAACCCACTTGCACTTACTGCTGCTTTTACAAAGTCAGATCGCGACTACGAGGCTGTGTATCTCAAAAATCCTGGTGAAACGACCGTTAATCCGCGTACATATTACGACGCTTTGGGAGGTGATGACGTTGTGGCTCCAAAGTTGTTCCAGGCCAGTAAGTCATCACTGATCACAACTACTAATTTGCTTACCCGCTATGCCAATGGTAAGAAGAAGGGGGAGGTAAACCTGGCTGGCGGTAATGCTATCAAAGGCCCCAGGGATAAACGTTCACAGGTGATCAGCTACCTCACTGCCGGTGAGGCCAGCGTGGTAGGGCTGGACAAGTATATTGAGAATTATGGTGTTAACAAATTTACCATTCAGGATTGTAGCATGAAGCCTCCCATGGAAGAGGAAACGAGCCCACATGGGATTGTTGTAGAGTACTATGCGCGTGAAAACTTTAATAAGTACCTGTTCTCGACTAATACAGATACCGTTTTCAATTTTTGGGATAGGGGCGCCTGGTCGCAAAAGATGCTACAACCAGATGAGAATGGTAAAAATGGTGGGCTGGAGCATTTTTCTGCAAAATTATATACCCGAATTAAAGTACCTGAAACAAGAGATTATGACCTCTATGTCAATGGAGATGATGGCATCCGTGTTACCTTAAATGACTCCTTGATACATAATAGTTTTTATGATCATTCTGTTTTTACAAAAAACGGAAAGAACGATGATTCTGTATATCGTGTTTATCTGGAAGCTGGCAAGTACTACAATCTTAAAATAGATTATTATAATAAAACAAAGTACGCACAGCTTTACTTTCACGTTACCAGGAATGGTAGCTACATCAATGACGGGAGTGTTTTCTATCTGCCTGTTAATGTTGACTCGTTCATCATGACACATCCCGATACCACAGCATTAGTAAAAGAAAAGCGTGTGAATGAGTTTCGCAGGGGTAATCATATTTCAGAGATAGATGTCCTGAATGCTGATGGGCGCCGGTATGTATATGGTATCCCGGTGTATAACTTGTTACAGAAAGAAAAAACATTTGCCGTTGACCACAATCGTGGTAATGTCCAGGAAGGAACTGTAGCGTATAACCCGGTAGATGCAACTACCGGCAATACGAACGGGACCGATGGTTACTATCAGGATGAGGAGATGCCGGCTTATGCGCACTCTTTCCTGCTCACTGGTGTATTGTCGCCGGATTATGTAGACGTTACCGGAAATGGTATTTCTGATGACGATTTAGGTAGTGCGGTTAAGTTTAAATATACAAAGACAGCGGGTTTATATAATACTTACAACTGGCGCACACCTTATGTCACTGCCCCGCTCACTGCCGGCTATAACGAAGGCCTGCGCTCAGATACCCGCGATGACAAGGCCAGCTATGTGTATGGGGAAAAGGAATTGTGGTATCTCAATTCTATCGAGTCCAAGAATATGGTGGCCACATTCCTGTTGGAAGATAGGTTGGATCAGATCCCGATGAATGAAGACGGCACGAAGAACGCCAGCAATCACGCGGCTAAGCGTCTCAAAGAGATTGCACTGTATACAAAAGCAGACTTCCTGAAAGGTGATACCACGCATCCGGTAAAGAAAGTTCACTTTGAGTACAGCTATGAATTATGCAAAGGCATTAACAAACCTGTTAATGATTCAGGCAAGCTTACGCTCAAGAGTGTATGGTTTGAATACAACGGCAACAAAAAGGGCAAGCGTAACGCATATGTCTTTAATTATAACAATCAGAATCCCAATTACAACGCGAAGTCGTTTGACCGTTGGGGCAACTTCAAAGATCCGTTGCAAAATCCCGGTTCTTCAGCCCAGAACCTGATCACTAATGCCGAATATCCATACAGCCTGCAAGACAGCGTGAAAGCGGCGCTGAATGCGCCCGCCTGGACCCTTGATTCTATCATTTTACCATCCGGTGGCCGCATTAAAGTTACCTACGAAGCGGACGACTATGGGTATGTGCAGAACCTGAGGGCCACCGCAATGATGAAGATCCGAGGATTCTCCGTGGCAGCTCCCACTACATTGAGTGATCTGAGTAATCATCTTTACGATGCAAATGAGAACGAGTATGTAGCAGTGAGTGTACCGGATGCAGTGTCTTCCAAACAGGATGTGTATAATAAATATCTCTATGGATTGAACCGTGACATTTATTTCCGGCTCAATGTAAAGATGCCGTCAGATAAATTTGGCAGCGGGTATGAGATGATTCCCTGTTATGCCTCGTTAGATCCTGGTAACTATGGAATGATCGATGCACACACCATTTGGTTTAAGATCAATGGGGTAGACAACAAGGGAAATGAGCCGGGTACTTACAGCCCCTTGTCCAAGACCGCTATCCAGTTCCTGCGAAACAACCTGCCATCCAAAGCATACCCGGGATCCGACGTGGGGGATGACTTGGACGGGGTTGCGGCAGTGAAGATGCTATACGCCATGAGCCAGAACGTGATGGAGATGTTCAGAAACTTTGATAAGATGACCCGTTCCCGGAATGCAGTGCAACAAATAGATACTTCCCGTTCTGTAGTACGGCTGGCGGTGCCAGATTACAAGAAATATGGCGGTGGTTTGCGTGTAAAGCGCATCGTGATCTATGATAACTGGAATGCGATGACTAAACAAAAAGAATCTACCTATGGCACCGAATACCAGTATACAACAATAAAGGAAATTAATGGCGTAAAACAGGAGATCAGCAGTGGCGTGGCCGTTTATGAGCCTATCCTGGGCGGCGAAGAAAATCCCTGGCACCAGCCGGTTGAATATGAAGAACAATCTGCAAAACTGGGACCTGTAACGATGGGATACATTGAAAAGCCATTTGGTGAATCATTCTTCCCGGGCGCCTCTGTTGGGTACAGTACGGTGCGTACGCACTCCATAAAAACCAAGAATACACGCTCTGCTAACGGGTTTGAGGAGACAAACTTCTATACGAGTTATGATTTTCCCATCATCACAGACTATTCCCTGCTGGATCCCGAGACCAAGTTGGTTTATAGGCCTAAGCTGTCTAATTTTCTGAAGATCAATGCTGCACATCACCTGGTAATGAGCCAGGGTTTTAAAGTGGAACTCAATGATATGAATGGAAAGGTGAGATCACAGGCCACCTATGCCGAAGGAGAGACAGACCCGGATAAGGCGCTCAGCAAAACCACTACCTACTATAAGGTGGATGATCAGAATGCCACCTTTAAACATCTTAACAATACCGTTTTTGCAATGGATAAAACGGGCCATATTGATACGGTTGCACAGGTAGGAAAGGAACTGGAATTGATGATGGATATGCGGGAAGAGCGGTCTGTAACCAATGGACTGAACTGCGAGGTGAATGTTGATATCTTCTCTTTTGGTATTCCGCCTGTACTGGGCATTCCATCTTTGTATGTCATTCCCACGAATGAGGAAAACATTTACCGCTCTGTTGCCGCCACGAAAGTTATCACCCGCCATGGGATCGTAGATAGCGTGGTTGCCGTAGATAAGGGCAGTAAAGTGGTGACGCACAACCTGTTATTTGATGCAGAAACCGGCAGCGTGATCTTGTCCGATGCACAGAATGAATTTGGTGACCCCATCTATAGTTTTCAGTATCCCGCTGGATGGGCATACGATGGTATGGCTGGAGCCTATCGCAACATTGATGTAATCATTGATCACGCAAACATCCGGGATGGCAAACTGGTACCTGCAACAGGAATGGCCAAAGATACCAGCTACTTTGCCTCCGGCGATGAGATATTGGTATACACTCATAATGTAGTGGCAGGAGACGTTTGTAACCCCGTGTTGGCCACCTTCCCCGGTACAGACAAAATATGGGCGATTGACGCCAATGCACTGGTTAAGCAATCCACACCCAACTTGTTCTTTATGAAGCAGGACGGCAAGCCTTATACGGGCAACGATGTTACCCTGAAGATCATACGTTCCGGAAGAAGGAATATTGCCGGTACGGCCGGAGCAGTGACTATGCTGGCCAACCCATTGATGAGGAGTGCAGGTGGATACCAACTGAAGATAGATAATAACTCGAAGGTAATAAGCGCTGCTGTTACGCAATACCAGCAGAACTGGCAGGTGGAGGACAAAAAGAAG